A window of Paenibacillus polygoni contains these coding sequences:
- a CDS encoding S8 family peptidase — protein MRKNNWIYLALIAAAFVLVIALLLPSQDKNNTAEPPAPKQEQQLKQQYKSQDVQTTERLSRMDAEQHLQNMLTALKLADEAEITSYIDKLQSSHQQLHTLIWMNLEDGTSKSYSLEKNKQKPALEKNQQLMSSIKSAKQALRKHKSYESNSMLLGEEKYFVVGQPALDGKHAVVAVMSQHILNDVEEHQRRNLRMIPYPKEGKYNVNSVLPGSLEGIKVKTGHDNQNASHYYENEIVIRFKENLSTDKMEQIKKDIKVDHVHKMGETYVFKSKDKDYEALASYFKKNWDPMYTEPHYLYLTNETSDDKLRSGNIPNDLLFSRYQWNLPITETNKGWSLSRGSDNVTIAVVDTGVDLDHPDLEGQFVEGFNIVNPAEKPYDDVGHGTHVAGIISAKVNNNEGVAGMTWYNKVMPVKVLDSSGSGTTYAVAEGIIWATDHGAKVINMSLGNYADAEFLHDAIKYAYDRDVVLIAATGNDNTERPGYPAAYPEVFAVSATDASMRRADFSNYGDYVDVVAPGASIASTYPGNQYAALSGTSMASPHVAALAGLIRSVNPDLSNEEVMDLMRSSVIDLGDPGYDKYFGYGQIDVYKALEKAGANVKKDSPLQFWPQNLRNKMEDTVKKYVK, from the coding sequence ATGAGGAAAAATAATTGGATTTACCTGGCCCTTATTGCGGCCGCTTTTGTCTTGGTTATTGCTCTGCTCTTACCTTCTCAGGATAAGAACAACACCGCTGAACCACCTGCTCCAAAACAAGAACAGCAGCTGAAACAGCAATATAAATCTCAGGATGTACAGACGACAGAACGTTTGTCACGAATGGATGCCGAGCAGCATTTGCAGAATATGCTCACAGCGTTAAAGCTTGCAGATGAAGCAGAAATTACTTCATACATCGACAAGCTCCAGTCCTCTCATCAACAGCTGCATACACTGATTTGGATGAATCTTGAAGATGGAACATCGAAATCTTATTCATTAGAGAAAAACAAGCAAAAACCTGCTCTCGAAAAAAATCAACAGCTGATGTCCAGTATTAAATCGGCTAAGCAAGCATTACGTAAGCATAAGTCTTATGAATCTAATTCTATGCTGCTCGGAGAAGAGAAATACTTTGTTGTCGGTCAGCCTGCCCTAGATGGCAAGCATGCAGTCGTAGCAGTGATGAGCCAGCATATTCTTAACGATGTGGAAGAACATCAGCGCCGTAACCTGCGTATGATCCCCTATCCAAAAGAAGGGAAATATAACGTGAATTCCGTACTTCCTGGATCTTTAGAAGGAATTAAGGTAAAAACGGGACATGACAACCAAAATGCAAGCCATTATTATGAGAATGAAATTGTAATCCGCTTCAAAGAAAACCTCTCAACAGACAAAATGGAACAGATTAAGAAAGATATTAAAGTTGACCATGTTCATAAAATGGGTGAAACCTATGTATTTAAATCAAAGGATAAGGACTATGAAGCTTTAGCATCGTACTTTAAGAAGAACTGGGATCCGATGTATACAGAGCCTCACTATCTGTATCTTACGAATGAAACATCTGATGATAAATTACGTTCAGGCAACATTCCGAACGATTTACTCTTCTCTAGATATCAATGGAACCTCCCTATAACAGAAACTAATAAAGGCTGGTCTTTGTCTAGAGGGAGCGATAATGTTACCATTGCCGTCGTTGATACGGGAGTAGATCTGGATCATCCGGACCTCGAAGGGCAGTTTGTGGAAGGTTTTAATATCGTAAACCCAGCAGAAAAACCATATGATGATGTAGGACATGGAACGCATGTCGCTGGTATCATCTCTGCCAAAGTGAATAACAATGAAGGTGTGGCAGGAATGACCTGGTACAATAAAGTAATGCCGGTCAAAGTACTTGACTCATCCGGGTCTGGAACAACTTATGCCGTAGCTGAAGGAATTATATGGGCTACAGATCATGGTGCAAAGGTCATTAATATGAGCCTCGGAAATTATGCGGATGCTGAATTTTTACATGATGCTATCAAATACGCCTATGATCGCGATGTCGTTCTTATTGCAGCAACCGGTAATGATAATACGGAACGCCCGGGATACCCGGCAGCGTATCCTGAAGTTTTTGCGGTATCTGCAACAGATGCGTCAATGAGACGAGCTGATTTTTCTAATTACGGAGATTATGTTGACGTGGTGGCACCGGGAGCAAGTATCGCAAGTACCTATCCTGGGAATCAGTATGCTGCCTTGTCTGGCACATCCATGGCAAGCCCACATGTGGCTGCTTTAGCTGGACTTATTCGCTCCGTTAATCCCGACCTCAGTAATGAAGAGGTGATGGATTTAATGCGTTCAAGCGTCATCGATCTTGGAGATCCAGGATATGATAAATATTTCGGATATGGACAAATTGATGTATATAAAGCGCTCGAAAAAGCAGGAGCAAATGTAAAGAAAGATAGTCCTCTTCAATTCTGGCCGCAAAACTTACGAAATAAAATGGAAGACACCGTGAAAAAATATGTAAAATAG